A genome region from Nitrosopumilus oxyclinae includes the following:
- the tuf gene encoding translation elongation factor EF-1 subunit alpha gives MADKPHLNLIVTGHIDNGKSTTMGHFLMDLGVVDERTIAAHGAESEKTGKGDTFKYAWVMDNIKDERERGITIDLAFQKFESPKYFFTLIDAPGHRDFIKNMITGASEADAAILVLSAKEGETDTAIAAGGQAREHAFLLKTLGVSQIIIAINKMDAVEYKEDAFNAAKEKGEKLAKSVGYKLENVPVIPVSGWKGDNLVKRSENMAWYKGKTLLEAFDDFTVTEKPVGKPLRVPIQDVYTITGVGTVPVGRVETGIMKAGQKIIVMPSGALGEIKSIETHHTEMPSAEAGDNIGFNLRGIEKKDIKRGDVLGTPDAPPNVAKEFKAQIIVIHHPTAIAPGYTPVMHAHTTQVAATVTEFLQKINPATGAVEEENPKFLKVGDSAIVKIRPVRPTCIETFQEFPEMGRFALRDMGATIAAGIVKEITEEYKP, from the coding sequence ATGGCAGATAAACCCCACTTGAACCTGATTGTTACAGGACATATTGATAATGGAAAATCAACTACTATGGGTCATTTTTTGATGGATCTTGGAGTTGTAGATGAAAGAACTATTGCAGCTCACGGAGCCGAATCCGAAAAGACCGGAAAAGGTGATACTTTCAAGTATGCATGGGTTATGGATAACATTAAAGACGAAAGAGAGAGAGGTATTACAATCGATCTAGCTTTCCAAAAGTTTGAGTCACCAAAGTACTTCTTTACTTTGATTGACGCTCCTGGTCACAGGGACTTTATTAAAAACATGATTACTGGTGCTTCTGAAGCAGATGCAGCAATCTTAGTACTTTCTGCAAAAGAAGGTGAAACTGATACTGCAATTGCAGCAGGTGGACAAGCAAGAGAACACGCATTCTTGCTCAAAACACTTGGTGTGAGCCAAATTATTATTGCAATCAACAAAATGGATGCAGTCGAATACAAAGAAGACGCATTTAATGCAGCCAAAGAGAAAGGTGAAAAATTAGCCAAATCTGTCGGTTACAAACTAGAAAACGTCCCAGTCATTCCAGTTTCTGGATGGAAGGGTGATAACTTAGTCAAAAGATCTGAGAACATGGCTTGGTACAAAGGTAAGACTTTGTTAGAAGCATTTGATGACTTTACTGTCACTGAAAAACCAGTAGGTAAACCACTACGTGTTCCAATCCAAGACGTTTACACTATTACTGGTGTAGGTACTGTACCTGTAGGTAGAGTTGAAACCGGTATCATGAAAGCAGGACAAAAAATTATTGTAATGCCTTCTGGTGCACTCGGTGAAATCAAATCTATTGAAACTCACCACACTGAAATGCCATCTGCAGAAGCAGGTGACAACATTGGTTTCAACCTAAGAGGTATTGAAAAGAAAGATATCAAGAGAGGAGATGTTCTTGGTACCCCTGACGCACCACCAAATGTTGCAAAAGAATTCAAAGCCCAAATTATTGTTATTCACCACCCAACAGCAATTGCTCCTGGTTACACACCAGTAATGCACGCACACACTACACAAGTTGCAGCAACTGTTACTGAGTTCCTCCAAAAGATTAACCCAGCAACTGGTGCAGTTGAAGAAGAAAATCCAAAGTTCCTTAAAGTTGGAGATTCTGCAATTGTAAAAATTAGACCGGTGAGACCAACATGTATTGAAACATTCCAAGAATTCCCTGAGATGGGTAGATTCGCTCTTAGAGATATGGGTGCAACTATCGCAGCAGGAATTGTAAAGGAAATTACCGAAGAGTACAAACCATAG
- the rpsJ gene encoding 30S ribosomal protein S10, whose product MTQTARVKLTSTSLPKLDGVCGEIMGIGKKTGVKVKGPTPLPVKRLHVATRKSPCGSGTETYEKWEMKMHRRIININADDKAIRQLMRLKIPDDVYIELSLT is encoded by the coding sequence ATGACACAAACCGCCCGTGTTAAACTCACTTCTACCAGTCTACCGAAATTAGACGGTGTATGCGGCGAGATAATGGGTATTGGTAAAAAAACTGGTGTTAAAGTTAAAGGCCCAACTCCACTTCCTGTAAAAAGACTACATGTTGCAACAAGAAAATCCCCATGTGGTAGTGGAACCGAAACTTATGAAAAATGGGAAATGAAAATGCATAGAAGAATTATTAATATCAACGCTGATGATAAAGCTATTAGACAATTAATGAGACTTAAAATCCCTGACGATGTCTACATTGAATTGTCTCTAACATAA
- a CDS encoding RNA polymerase Rbp10, whose product MINMVEEEIDEVEETPVETFDVSYSCLRCGTSVLNSELSRLPEIKCICGFRVFTKDRPPVVKTVKAI is encoded by the coding sequence ATGATAAATATGGTTGAAGAAGAAATAGACGAAGTAGAAGAAACACCTGTTGAGACTTTTGATGTTAGTTATTCTTGTTTGAGATGTGGTACTAGTGTTTTAAATTCTGAATTATCTAGATTACCTGAAATCAAATGTATTTGTGGTTTCAGAGTATTTACTAAAGATAGACCTCCAGTAGTTAAAACAGTAAAAGCAATTTAG